The Candidatus Hydrogenedentota bacterium DNA window TTTCCGTCCAGGGATAGGCCCACGTCAGGAGCGTCACGGCGCGCGGGCTGCGCTGCTGGTCCGCGCTTCGCAGTTTTCCCCACGACCCGTCCGGATTCTGGCGCTCGAGCATCCACTGCACGCTGGGTTCGAGCTCCCGGCGCATGGCCTGGCTCAGCGAGTCTTCCTTGAGCAAGAGGTCCGACGCAATGAAGGCCTCGGCGCAATACGACAAAGTATCGAGAGGCCATGAATCGAGGGTCTTCCCTGCCAGAGTGTAAGGAATCTCGCCATCGTCTTTGCGCGTCTTAAGCAACCACTTCACCGCGCCGAGGGCCAGTTGCCCGTATTCTGGATTGCTCGTGACCGCGTATAGCTCGGAAAAGAACGCGCCGCCGGTGGTGGCAGTCGCGATCGTGTACGGTTCGACGCTCAGCTTGCCCTGGTAATACCCGCAGCCGAGCGCGCCCGCGTCGCGGCCTTCCCGGATGACCCAGCTGTTCGCGGCTTCGCGCCCCAACCCCTGGGGATCCTCCGCGCAACCGTCTATCACGAACCGGGCCATGCGCTCCATGGCCCCGCGGTAGACGGCCTGGCGGTCCGCATCGGCCTCCTTGCAGATGACCGCCAACGCGTGGGCGGCCGTGCCCGCGTCGCCGAAATAGATGTTGCCCTGGGGCCCGAGGTCGGGCCAGTATCCGGCGTCTTCGCCCTTCGAGGTCTTCGTCATTTGTTGAATGGAGCAGAAAGTGTCGCACCAGCGCAGGGCCTCATCGAGATGCGCGCGGTTGCCCGTAATGCGGTACGACGCCATTAACACCCGGGCAAAGTTGCCGTTGATGAAGATCGATTCGGCGGTGTCATCGGTTCCCTTCAGTTGATGGCTGCCTACATCGAGACTCATGATCCAGGCACAAAGATCATCGAAATAGACGCGTACCCGCTGCCCCATGGCTTCATCGACAATTGCCGGCCGCCCGGCCTCCGTTACCTGAGTCCGCGCACGGCCGAACGCAAGCCCCGCGACCGTCCCCGCCGCCAATTGAAAAAATCTCCGTCTTTTCATTGTCATGCCTACTCCACCAGTTTGAAATTCCGCGGCCGTTTGTTGCGGAGAAAAGCACCGAATGCGAAAACGAGCGGGTGCATGGTCCTGACACCGCCCTGTCCCGTAAAAGCCGGGCTTCTCTCCATTCATGGCTTCCGGTACGGGGAGATTATCCACATCGGCCGGCTCGTTTTCGAGCCCTCTTCGGTACGAACGGAGACAGAAATGCCCGGCCGGGCAACAATCGCGCCGCACTCGCCGTTGGCGCCGAGGAGTGGTAACGCAATTACTCGGGAGGTTGAGGATCGTTGAAAGGACGTTTCCTGCGCACGTTGCCCTGCGGTTGGCTTTGACCCGCGTGTCTGCAGACCGCGTTGGCTCTGATTCAATACACCAGCGGGAAGGGCGTCAGGCGGTATTTGCGGCGCGGAGGTCGATCCCGCGCGTCGAAACATCGCTAAGCTCGCAGCGAAGTTCAGCGACACGGGCAGCAAACCACTCCGCGGAATGAGGCGGTTCGGCAAGCCGGTGATCGCGGAGGACGATCTCTTTGTCGGGGCGGAATTGCTGAAGAACGTACCGTTCCGCCCCGCGGATAGCGCGCGCAATGGCTGCGATGTGCTCCGGCTGGAAATACGGCAGCACCGTGGTGCGGAATTCATAGGGAAGGGACCCCTCGAGCAGACAGCCGATGCTCGCTTTCACGGCATCCAGCTCGACAGGACCGCCGCAGACCTCCTCGTAGAGAGGATACGGCGCTTTGACGTCCATGGCGACATAATCGAGAAGGTCCTGCTCGATGAGGCGTTTCAACACCTCGGGGCGGGTGCCGTTGGTATCGAGTTTTATGGCAAACCCGAGACGGCGTACCGTTCGAATGAAGCTCTCGAGGCCGGCTTGGATGGTGGGTTCGCCGCCTGTAAGGACCAGACCGTCGAGAAATCCCCTGCGGCGTTCAAGCATGGCCAGGACACCAACCTCGGCGATACGAGGGCTCCGGACGCCATCCAGCAAGATGCGGTTGTGGCAATAGGCGCAATTCATGGTACAGTCAGGCGTGAACACGACGGCCGAGACGCATCCCGGCCAGTCTACCGTCGACAGTCTCTGGAATCCGGCAATGTTCACGCCACGTTTTCCACTCCGGCCGGCGCCGCTTCGGCGGGCGCCGCAGCCGTTTCCTCGATAACCTCGCGCGGCACTTTGAACTTGCGCCGATCGAAGTATTCCTGCTTCTTGCCTTCGTTGTAGTTGTCGACGGGCCGCAGGTATCCGGTAACGCGCGACCAGACCTCGGTCTCGGAACCGCAGTCCGGACACCGGAAATGTTCGCCCCGGATATACCCGTGGTCCTGACAGATGCTGAAGGTCGGGGTCAGCGAGAGGTAGGGCAGCTTGAACCGTTGGAAGGCGCGCCGGACCAGGCATTTGCAGACTTCGATGTCCTCGATGCTCTCGCCAAGGTATGCATGCAATACGGTGCCGCCGGTATACATCGACTGGAGTTCGTCTTGAAGCTCAAGCGCCTCGAAGAGGTCGTCCGTATACCCCACGGGTAACTGGCTCGAGTTGGTGTAGTACGGGGTTCCTTCGCTGGCGGTGATGATGTCCGGGTAACGGGCCTTGTCGAGCCTGGCCAGGCGGTACGCGGTGCCTTCCGCGGGGGTGGCTTCGAGGTTGTACACGTGCCCGGTATCATTCTGAATCTCGACCAGCAGATCGCGGACGTATCCCAGTATCTCGGAGGCAAACTGCCGGCCCTCCGGAGACGCCACGTCCGTGCCCAGGAAGTTCAGCAGCGCCTCGTTCATCCCCAGAACGCCGATGGTGCTGAAATGATTGTGCCAGTACTCGCCCGTGCGTTCCTTCACCGTCTCGAGGTAGTGGGCCGAGTAAGGGTATAGACCCTGTTCAGTCTGTTGCTCGACGATCTTGCGTTTGATCTCCAGGGAGGTCTTGCCGACCTGCACCAGCCGCCAGAGGCGCATCTTGAACTCATCCATCGTCGTGGACAGATAACCAATCCGCGGCAGGTTGATGGTGAACACGCCAATTGAGCCCGTCAGGGGATTGCTCCCGAATAGTCCGCCGCCCCGCAACCGCAGTTCAGACGTATTGAGACGAAGGCGGCAGCACATCGAAACCGCATCCTCGGGCGACAACTCGGAGTTGATGTAGTTGGCGAAATAGGGAATGCCGTATTTGCCCGTGATGCGCATGAACGCGTTCACCGCGGGCGAATCCCAGTCAAAATCTTTCGTGATATTGATCGTGGGAATGGGAAACGTAAAAACGCGCCCTTTGGCGTCGCCTTCCTCCATCACCTCGCAGAACGCCTCGTTCAAGACGTCCATCTCGGCCTGAAAATCGCCGTACGTGGCGTCCATCACTTTGCCCCCGATGATCACCGCCTGCTCTTTGAGGGTCTTGGGCACCGTGAGGTCAAAGGTAAGGTTCGAGAACGGACACTGGAAACCGACGCGGGTCGGAACGTTAATGTTAAAGATGAACTCCTGTAGACATTGTTTGACCTGCTCGAAGGTCAGTCCGTCGTAGCGGATGAAGGGCGCGCAATAGGTGTCGAAACTGGACCATGCCTGAGCGCCCGCCGACTCGCCCTGAGTCGTAAACGTCGAGTTTACAATCTGCCCGAGAAACGACCGCAGATGCTTCGCGGGACGGCTCTCCACCTTGCCCGGGACGCCGCCGAACCCCATCATGAGGAGTTGCCGCAAATCCCAGCCCGCGCAGTAGGCGCCCAGCCACCCGAGGTCATGGATATGGGCGTCGCCGCTCTCGTGCGCTTCGCGCACCTCGACCGGGTAAACCTCGTGAAGCCAGTAGTTCTTTGTAAAGAACTCGCGGACGTAGTTGTTCAGGCCGTTGATGCTCTTCTGCATATTGGCGTTTTCTTTGATGCGCCAATCTCGGTCTCCCAGGTAATCCGAAAACATCTCAA harbors:
- a CDS encoding anaerobic ribonucleoside-triphosphate reductase activating protein, with product MNIAGFQRLSTVDWPGCVSAVVFTPDCTMNCAYCHNRILLDGVRSPRIAEVGVLAMLERRRGFLDGLVLTGGEPTIQAGLESFIRTVRRLGFAIKLDTNGTRPEVLKRLIEQDLLDYVAMDVKAPYPLYEEVCGGPVELDAVKASIGCLLEGSLPYEFRTTVLPYFQPEHIAAIARAIRGAERYVLQQFRPDKEIVLRDHRLAEPPHSAEWFAARVAELRCELSDVSTRGIDLRAANTA
- a CDS encoding ribonucleoside triphosphate reductase gives rise to the protein MFERIRKRDGRIEKFHPEKITWAIFKAASACGGDDFGRAEQLSAEVLRMAQARFNGNVPDVESVQDLVEKVLIEKGHARTAKAYILYREKRAGARNLNALIGATIEMFSDYLGDRDWRIKENANMQKSINGLNNYVREFFTKNYWLHEVYPVEVREAHESGDAHIHDLGWLGAYCAGWDLRQLLMMGFGGVPGKVESRPAKHLRSFLGQIVNSTFTTQGESAGAQAWSSFDTYCAPFIRYDGLTFEQVKQCLQEFIFNINVPTRVGFQCPFSNLTFDLTVPKTLKEQAVIIGGKVMDATYGDFQAEMDVLNEAFCEVMEEGDAKGRVFTFPIPTINITKDFDWDSPAVNAFMRITGKYGIPYFANYINSELSPEDAVSMCCRLRLNTSELRLRGGGLFGSNPLTGSIGVFTINLPRIGYLSTTMDEFKMRLWRLVQVGKTSLEIKRKIVEQQTEQGLYPYSAHYLETVKERTGEYWHNHFSTIGVLGMNEALLNFLGTDVASPEGRQFASEILGYVRDLLVEIQNDTGHVYNLEATPAEGTAYRLARLDKARYPDIITASEGTPYYTNSSQLPVGYTDDLFEALELQDELQSMYTGGTVLHAYLGESIEDIEVCKCLVRRAFQRFKLPYLSLTPTFSICQDHGYIRGEHFRCPDCGSETEVWSRVTGYLRPVDNYNEGKKQEYFDRRKFKVPREVIEETAAAPAEAAPAGVENVA